The Caldicellulosiruptor acetigenus DNA window GGGCAACAATAATAGCAATTATCGGGTCTATAATGTACACATGTGTAAGTTTTATTGCAACAAGCCCTAAGAATACTCCAAATGAGGTAAACACATCTGTGAAAAGATGCAAAGCATCTGCTTCCAAAGCCACAGAATCTGTTTTTTTAGCTATTTTAAAGAGTTTTGAGGATATAAAAAGGTTTACAACGGCTGAGATTAGCATAACCAAAAGCCCTGCTTCTATTTTCTCAACTTCTCCTCCTTTTATAATCTTTTTTACTGCCTCATAAATAATCATAGCTGCTGCTAAAAATATTAATATCGCTTCAAATGCACCAGAGACATTTTCAAACTTACCATGACCAAAAGGATGGTCACTGTCTGCTGGTTTTCTTGCCTGTTTGATGGAAAAATATGCAACCAAGCTTGCTAAAAGGTCAATGCCAGAGTGAATTGCCTCTGATATAACAGACACAGAACCCATAATGCTACCTGCAATAAGTTTGAATAAAACCAAGGCTGTATTAGAAAAAACTGATAAAAGTGCTGCACCTTGCTTTTCCATATACTTTCACAAAACTCCTTTCATTATAAGCTTCTTCACAAAAACTATTAAAACAATAAAAAAATCCTGCCAAGACTCATGTTTTGTGTAAAAAACATGGGTCCCGCAGGATTTTTTCATCCCTGCTGCCTGGTACAATTTCCAGGCCCGAAAAGAGCTTTTAAGCGCTCTTTTCTGACCGCTTCTTAACAGAAGGTATTAAATTTTTCATGTCACTTGAGCTTTATTTTAACATCAAAGAGGTCTTTTGTAAAGACCTTTTTGGCATCTGAAAAGCTATTTATGGTTGTAAAGAGAAGCTTTTCACAAATAATTTCAACCATGTTAATAGGCAAATCGATAAAGGGTGTCACGTTATATATACATATATCTTTTAGAGGAAGAAAATCAACACAAATCTCAGAAAGAAAAAAGGACTTTTTCAAAAATTCAAAATCTTTTATCACACCCATTTCAGGATAGCACACTATTCCTCTTTTTGACGCATAAGCTGTCTTGGCTATCTCTCTGAATATAAACACCACATCTGCAGTTTCAAACAACTTCTCTTCTTCCCAGCAGTTTATTACAATCGTTCCGAACTCTCCTAAAAGCTCATCAGCTATTTTTGTCTCTTGAAATGAATCAAAGGAAGTATAAAGAATATCTGTATTTTCCGCAAGCTCATATAAAAGTCCATTTTTTTTAGCTTTTTCAAGCCCAACTATTCCTATCTTTCTATTTTTTAAACGTTGACCGTACTTTTTTAATATTTCTCTTACAATATGATATGCAATAAAACAATTAATGTGAATATTTTGTTCATATGTCCAATCAAAGTGTATTACTCTTCCTCTTCTTTGCTGGTCAATAAAATGTTTTATTTTTTTATGTTTTTTTGAAACCTTCTCCATTTTCGGAAATATGAAAAATTCTAATCTCATTTCTATTCCATTAATTAGCCTTATATACTCTTCGAACTTGGGTTTTGAATTTGCAACTAGAAGTTTTCTTAAAAATAGAGGAAAAAACTTTGCATATTCTGGAAGAAAAATTCTACTTTCACCTTCTAACACAAAAGTAATAGTATAAATTTTTATCAACCCAAGAAAATATCTTCTACTAATAGAATATTTCTATCCTGGGCTTAAAATCAATCTCTTTTATGAGCTTTTCTATCTCTTCCTGACTCATGTCTTCCAATTTTTTGCCTGTCAGAGCAACTAAAATAGCCTCAACAACATTTGTCCCAAAAGATCTTCCGTCAAACTCAGGTGTTGTAGTAACAAGCATCTTTAGCTTTCTTTTCTTAAGCTCTTGAACATCCTCTTTCGTAATGGTATTTGTGATGATTATCTTTCCTTCTAAACTATCTGGCATGTACTTTTGAATGTATTTATAATCTCCCGCGATGATGTCTGCTACTTTAAAATATTTCCAATACTTTTTGAGCTTTTTGGGATTTTCTTCTTTTTTCTCATCATTGGGATACAACATGCTAAATGGTAATTTTATTATCAATGGGACAAGCAAAGCTGCAAGATAGTAAAACGTCTTAAGACTTTTTATCATAAGCGGAATCCCTAAGGCAAATAGGGCATCGCCAAGCAAAAGTTTGCACCCTGCCTCATATAGTCCCTCTGCAAGCTTGTATCTATCAAGCGCACACACAACAAGCGCAGTTTTACCCTTGAAATCTATTATGTTGTTGTCTTGAAGATATTTTATAACCCATTTTTCAAATATATTTTTTACTCCCGTGCCATCAACAAGAGGTGTTTTTTGAGCAGCATTTTTTATTGGAATAGCTTCTCTTATGACATAATTTTTTCCTCCACCGTAAAGTACAATGTCAATTCCCCCCATACCAAAGGCGTCTACTTTTCCATCTAAAGACTTTATAACTTCTATTGCCTTTTTTATATCTCCATCTGTCCCTATTCTTTCAATCTCAAAGTATATACCCATTATTTTGGCTTGGGTTTTGTGATTTCTCTTGCTCGAACCAATGCTAACACTCACTACCCTTTTCATGTAAAAAACATCTCCTTTTCCTTCTTGCTACTTCACAATAGAATCTAAGATTTTTTTCAGCTCTTCTATATCAACTTCAACATCATATTTGAGCGGAGATTTTCCCAGAGGTATTGTAATGACCTCACAATCAAGAAAAGCTTTGAACCAGTTTAGCCTGAAGTCTGAACCCATGGCAATTACAATGTCAAACATTTTAAAATTATTTATATATTCACCCATGATGTTCAAAAGCTGAGCAGCAGAAAGGGAGTTTATAAAACTATTTCTTTCTTCTTCTGTC harbors:
- a CDS encoding cation diffusion facilitator family transporter gives rise to the protein MEKQGAALLSVFSNTALVLFKLIAGSIMGSVSVISEAIHSGIDLLASLVAYFSIKQARKPADSDHPFGHGKFENVSGAFEAILIFLAAAMIIYEAVKKIIKGGEVEKIEAGLLVMLISAVVNLFISSKLFKIAKKTDSVALEADALHLFTDVFTSFGVFLGLVAIKLTHVYIIDPIIAIIVALMIIKASVDLTKKALCDLVDKSLPQSEIEIIENIIRKYSQVTSFHKLRTRKSGDRREIDVHIRMENSTTLIDAHNLCNQIENDIKSALPNSYITIHIEPEEEE